From the genome of Deinococcus sp. AJ005, one region includes:
- the acs gene encoding acetate--CoA ligase: MTHPTSSDHIDNVLHETRVIQPPADFAAQAKVTREEYDRRYRQSLDDPDTFWGEVAGELTWMKPWDQVLDWQEPHARWFVGGQTNLAYNALDRQVERGLGDKRAFIWEGEDGEVRTFTYSELLSQVKRAANALLALDVQSGDRVTLYLPLIPEAAIAMLACARIGAVHSVVFGGFSVSALADRINDCQSKLLITADAGLRRGGLVNLKANADDAAAKAPGLQHMLVVNRAGSNPSMQEGRDVWWHEALAAASDEHEAVALDSEHPLFVLYTSGSTGKPKGVLHTTGGYMVSTYLTMETVFDLKDDDVFWCTADVGWVTGHSYSVYGPLLNGATVVLYEGAPNHPDWGRFWDIVQKHKVTILYTAPTAIRALMRQGDEIPGRYDLSSLRLLGSVGEPINPEAWMWYARVIGGDRCPVIDTWWQTETGSIMLTTLPGAHAAKPGSAGLPMYGIEPAIMTRDGQELGPDDGGLLVIKRPWPSMLRTVYGDDERYRKSYWGEIPHVYFAGDGARRDADGYITVMGRVDDVLNVSGHRLGTMEIESALVAHPSVSEAAVVGRPDDIKGECVVAFVLPQGDQTIDPKELRAYVTREIGALARPDAIYIADALPKTRSGKIMRRFLRQIAAGKAIEGDTSTLEDPGVLERLAETNAV, encoded by the coding sequence ATGACGCATCCCACATCCAGCGACCACATCGACAACGTGCTGCACGAGACCCGAGTGATCCAGCCGCCCGCCGATTTCGCGGCCCAGGCGAAGGTCACGCGCGAGGAATACGACCGCCGCTACCGCCAGAGCCTGGATGACCCCGATACCTTCTGGGGCGAGGTGGCCGGGGAACTGACGTGGATGAAGCCCTGGGATCAGGTGCTGGACTGGCAGGAGCCGCACGCCCGCTGGTTCGTGGGCGGGCAGACCAACCTGGCCTACAACGCGCTGGACCGGCAGGTGGAGCGCGGTCTGGGCGATAAGCGCGCCTTTATCTGGGAGGGCGAGGACGGCGAGGTTCGCACCTTCACCTATTCGGAGTTGCTCTCACAGGTCAAGCGGGCCGCCAACGCCCTGCTGGCGCTGGACGTGCAGAGCGGGGACCGCGTGACCCTGTACCTGCCGCTGATCCCGGAGGCCGCGATTGCCATGCTGGCCTGCGCCCGGATCGGGGCCGTGCATAGCGTGGTCTTTGGGGGCTTCAGCGTTTCGGCGCTGGCAGACCGCATCAACGACTGCCAGAGCAAGCTGCTGATCACCGCCGATGCGGGGCTGCGGCGCGGCGGACTGGTGAACCTGAAAGCCAACGCGGACGACGCTGCCGCAAAGGCCCCCGGCCTGCAACACATGCTGGTAGTCAATCGCGCGGGCAGCAATCCATCCATGCAGGAGGGCCGCGACGTGTGGTGGCACGAGGCGCTGGCCGCCGCCTCTGACGAACACGAGGCCGTGGCGCTGGACAGCGAACATCCGCTGTTCGTGCTGTACACCTCCGGCAGCACGGGCAAGCCCAAGGGCGTGCTGCATACCACCGGCGGTTACATGGTCAGCACCTACCTGACGATGGAGACCGTGTTTGACCTCAAGGATGATGACGTGTTCTGGTGTACCGCCGACGTGGGCTGGGTCACCGGCCACAGCTACAGCGTCTACGGCCCGCTACTGAACGGCGCGACCGTGGTGCTGTACGAGGGCGCACCCAACCACCCGGACTGGGGCCGCTTCTGGGACATCGTGCAGAAACACAAGGTCACCATCCTGTACACCGCGCCCACCGCCATCCGCGCGCTGATGCGCCAAGGTGACGAGATCCCCGGCAGGTATGACCTAAGCAGCCTGCGCCTGCTGGGTTCGGTGGGCGAGCCGATCAACCCGGAGGCGTGGATGTGGTATGCCCGTGTGATCGGCGGGGACCGCTGCCCGGTCATCGACACGTGGTGGCAGACCGAAACTGGCAGCATCATGCTGACCACCCTGCCCGGCGCACACGCTGCCAAACCCGGCAGCGCGGGCCTGCCTATGTACGGCATCGAACCCGCCATCATGACCCGTGACGGCCAGGAACTGGGGCCGGACGACGGCGGCCTGCTGGTCATCAAGCGCCCGTGGCCCAGCATGTTGCGAACGGTGTACGGCGACGACGAGCGCTACCGCAAGAGCTACTGGGGCGAGATTCCGCATGTGTACTTTGCCGGGGACGGTGCGCGCCGCGACGCCGACGGCTACATCACCGTGATGGGCCGCGTGGATGACGTGCTGAACGTATCGGGACACCGTCTGGGAACGATGGAGATCGAATCGGCCCTGGTGGCCCATCCCAGCGTCTCCGAGGCTGCCGTGGTGGGCCGCCCCGACGACATCAAGGGCGAGTGCGTGGTGGCCTTCGTGCTGCCGCAAGGCGATCAGACCATTGATCCCAAGGAACTGCGGGCCTATGTGACCCGCGAGATCGGCGCGCTGGCCCGCCCGGACGCCATCTACATCGCTGACGCGCTGCCCAAGACCCGCAGCGGCAAGATCATGCGCCGTTTTCTGCGCCAGATCGCAGCGGGCAAGGCCATTGAGGGCGACACCAGCACCCTGGAAGACCCCGGCGTGCTGGAGCGTCTGGCCGAGACGAACGCCGTTTAA
- a CDS encoding 2'-5' RNA ligase family protein, with protein sequence MAPSYLLAALPPPELAARIQTFRAAHQLRDAAAVPHITVKARSGLLPELDWQANLREVVARHAPLPISVGGPRLFSNGTAVYLEAASVEGVDLHLTLLDALRPARFFGYEGPRLQLHLSLVLKRRGVELSELLTAAQTEFADLEREPLAFTARRITLMRKPGPGGIYAPLEEWPLLG encoded by the coding sequence ATGGCCCCTTCCTACCTACTGGCCGCGCTGCCACCCCCTGAACTGGCCGCACGTATCCAGACCTTCCGCGCTGCCCACCAACTCAGGGACGCCGCTGCCGTGCCGCACATCACTGTCAAGGCCCGCAGCGGCCTCCTGCCGGAACTGGACTGGCAGGCGAACTTGCGTGAGGTGGTGGCCCGGCACGCGCCCCTGCCCATCTCGGTCGGCGGGCCGCGCCTGTTCAGCAATGGGACCGCCGTGTATCTGGAGGCGGCCAGCGTGGAGGGCGTGGACCTGCATCTGACCCTGCTGGACGCCCTCAGGCCAGCGCGTTTCTTCGGTTACGAGGGGCCGAGGCTTCAGCTTCACCTCTCGCTGGTGCTGAAACGGCGCGGCGTGGAGTTATCAGAATTGCTCACAGCGGCCCAGACCGAATTCGCCGATCTGGAGCGCGAGCCGCTGGCTTTCACGGCACGAAGGATCACCCTGATGCGCAAGCCGGGGCCGGGTGGCATTTACGCACCGTTGGAAGAGTGGCCGCTGCTGGGCTGA
- a CDS encoding SDR family NAD(P)-dependent oxidoreductase, whose amino-acid sequence MNTLILGATGGIGAATARALAGADTTLTLSGRDEAKLLALATELGATSHVADLGYESHVKALFDGLEGLDTLVYAAGAAMPEPLKDADPGKVRAVWNANYFGALWVLKHGLGRMNKGGRVYLLGARPELVTARGFSQYAASKAALARAAEIARMEARGVTVALVLPPAVDTELWAQVGKAPKGSISPQEVAQAIATDRAGAGELEIRVLG is encoded by the coding sequence ATGAACACTCTGATTCTCGGGGCCACCGGCGGCATCGGCGCAGCGACGGCGCGGGCACTGGCCGGGGCCGACACCACCCTGACCCTCAGTGGGCGCGACGAGGCCAAGCTCTTGGCCCTGGCCACCGAACTGGGCGCAACATCTCACGTTGCAGACCTGGGCTACGAAAGCCACGTCAAGGCGCTATTCGATGGGCTGGAGGGACTGGACACGCTGGTCTATGCGGCGGGGGCGGCCATGCCCGAACCCCTCAAGGACGCGGACCCCGGCAAGGTGCGCGCCGTGTGGAACGCCAACTACTTTGGGGCGCTGTGGGTGCTGAAGCACGGGCTGGGGCGCATGAACAAGGGCGGGCGGGTCTACCTGCTAGGCGCACGCCCAGAGCTGGTCACGGCGCGCGGCTTCTCGCAGTACGCTGCCAGCAAGGCCGCCCTGGCCCGCGCCGCCGAGATCGCCCGCATGGAGGCGCGCGGAGTCACAGTAGCGCTGGTGCTGCCCCCCGCCGTGGATACCGAATTGTGGGCGCAGGTAGGTAAGGCTCCCAAGGGTTCCATCTCGCCGCAGGAAGTGGCGCAGGCCATCGCCACAGACCGCGCCGGAGCCGGGGAACTGGAGATCCGGGTCTTGGGCTGA
- a CDS encoding S66 peptidase family protein — protein sequence MSPTFLRPARLPPGSRIAALSLSSGFVTEVMGRYRAGVRQVADEFGWEITPAPNALRGENYLYAHPQARADDLHWALENPEMDGLLSMIGGDDSVRLLPFLNLDVIRAHPKPFLGFSDNTVTLLAFLRAGVMAYHGPALLTDLAENGGMHPFTVQGVRRTLIDEPQTFDLCPAPEWSEHFSDWGDETLQEIRHPFQPGDGWKWLQGDAPAQGHLIGGCLEVLDMLNGTPGWPVPELWHGAVLALETSEDVPAPNQVGYWLRNYAAQGILTQAAGLMLARPRGYTPNMVQELYGWVRRVLCEAGREGMPVVANVDFGHTSPQLTLPFGAQVRLDPAAGRVTVLP from the coding sequence ATGTCGCCCACCTTCCTGCGCCCTGCCCGCCTTCCCCCCGGCTCCCGTATCGCGGCCCTGAGCCTGTCCAGCGGTTTCGTGACCGAGGTGATGGGCCGCTACCGCGCAGGAGTGCGTCAGGTGGCCGACGAATTCGGCTGGGAGATCACGCCCGCGCCGAATGCCTTGCGAGGCGAGAACTATCTGTACGCCCATCCGCAGGCCCGCGCCGACGACTTGCACTGGGCGCTGGAAAATCCTGAGATGGATGGCCTGCTGAGCATGATCGGCGGCGACGACAGCGTGCGCCTGCTGCCCTTCCTGAATCTGGACGTGATCCGCGCCCATCCCAAGCCGTTTCTGGGCTTCAGCGACAACACGGTCACGCTGTTGGCCTTCTTGCGGGCCGGGGTGATGGCCTACCACGGCCCCGCGCTGCTGACCGATCTGGCTGAAAACGGCGGCATGCACCCTTTCACCGTGCAGGGCGTCCGCCGGACACTGATAGATGAACCCCAGACTTTTGACCTCTGCCCCGCCCCGGAGTGGAGCGAACATTTCAGCGATTGGGGGGATGAAACCTTGCAGGAGATTCGCCATCCCTTCCAACCCGGCGACGGCTGGAAGTGGCTTCAGGGCGACGCGCCCGCGCAGGGCCACCTGATCGGCGGCTGCCTGGAAGTGCTGGACATGCTGAACGGCACCCCGGGCTGGCCTGTCCCGGAGTTGTGGCACGGCGCGGTGCTGGCGCTGGAAACCAGCGAGGATGTTCCCGCGCCGAATCAGGTGGGCTACTGGCTCAGAAATTACGCCGCGCAGGGCATTCTGACGCAAGCTGCTGGATTGATGCTGGCCCGCCCCAGGGGCTACACGCCGAATATGGTGCAGGAGTTATACGGCTGGGTTCGCCGCGTGCTGTGCGAGGCTGGACGCGAGGGGATGCCCGTGGTGGCGAACGTGGACTTCGGCCACACCAGCCCGCAACTCACGCTGCCTTTCGGGGCACAGGTAAGGTTGGATCCAGCGGCGGGACGGGTAACGGTCCTGCCCTGA
- a CDS encoding DHH family phosphoesterase, with protein MKAVSPTAVPAARWLLAPPASREELLSTMRQWRVSPPLAQVLHGRGLTPALLDPPLVLTPNPALREAARRIVGAVRGKKRIRIHGDYDADGVSATAVLVLGLRALGANVHGFIPHRLNEGYGVHPDKVTEHAESCDLLVTVDCGVSNVDEVAALLKLGTEVIVTDHHTPGDNFPAALVVHPSLTGGYDPALHNLTGAGVAYHLLWAIHAELGLAEPRALSALATLGTVADVAPLIGENRALVRAGLEALRETELPGLRALLDSGRVQRPTARDVAFVLAPRINAAGRLGEADVALDLLTTPSRHEATRLAEYLEIRNVERRKLQDEMFAQALQIADPSDPALVVTHPEWHAGVMGIVASKLVETYHKPVFIVAQGKGSVRSTPGISAVNGLTYSRDLLKRYGGHTGAAGFSLDEAQFGAFRERIHAYVQQFPSPVPRVRLDAALPTLGATLELVDGASTFEPFGEGHLPPLWHVRDELTETRLVGKRGDSLQFRVGALRGIKYGEHDATPGERDLATGLVVSEWRGQTRLEYHAQALRPPAQVSLDLFVPDGLDLPRLNPKAAMQRLTAGASAYATPAVADYLRDNVPGVRLVEAGDLWSGDELILYALPTEDDLRRWLTSGGAVPPGKVAFALGPKTLSELEGALTRHHLSAPPANPLADATADEAHMARAADAYRHWQWAHHYRTLDNGGWTASVHAMLGLDLPLEGPNVQTAELALGD; from the coding sequence ATGAAGGCCGTTTCCCCGACTGCTGTGCCTGCGGCCCGCTGGCTGCTGGCCCCCCCTGCCAGCCGCGAGGAACTGCTCTCGACCATGCGGCAATGGCGTGTCTCGCCGCCGCTGGCGCAGGTGCTGCACGGACGCGGCCTGACCCCGGCGCTGCTGGATCCGCCGCTGGTTCTGACCCCCAATCCGGCGCTGCGTGAGGCGGCCCGGCGCATCGTGGGCGCGGTACGTGGCAAGAAACGCATCCGCATCCACGGCGATTACGACGCAGACGGTGTGAGTGCCACCGCCGTGCTGGTGCTGGGCCTGCGGGCGCTGGGCGCGAATGTCCACGGCTTCATCCCCCACCGTCTGAACGAGGGTTACGGCGTCCATCCCGACAAGGTTACTGAACACGCAGAGAGCTGCGATCTGCTGGTCACGGTGGACTGCGGCGTCAGCAACGTGGACGAGGTGGCCGCCCTGCTCAAGCTGGGAACCGAGGTGATTGTCACCGATCATCACACGCCGGGCGACAATTTCCCGGCGGCGCTGGTGGTTCACCCCAGCCTCACGGGCGGCTATGACCCGGCCCTGCACAACCTGACCGGCGCGGGGGTGGCCTACCATCTGCTGTGGGCCATCCATGCTGAGCTGGGCTTGGCCGAGCCGAGAGCGCTGTCCGCCCTAGCGACGCTGGGCACCGTGGCCGACGTGGCCCCGCTGATCGGCGAGAACCGCGCTCTGGTGCGCGCTGGTCTGGAGGCGTTGCGGGAGACCGAACTGCCCGGTCTGCGCGCCCTGCTGGATTCCGGGCGGGTGCAGCGGCCCACGGCGCGGGATGTGGCCTTTGTCCTCGCCCCCAGAATCAACGCTGCCGGGCGGCTGGGCGAGGCGGATGTCGCGCTGGACCTGCTGACCACGCCCAGCCGCCACGAGGCCACGCGACTGGCCGAGTATCTGGAAATTCGCAACGTAGAACGGCGCAAGTTGCAGGACGAGATGTTCGCGCAGGCGTTGCAGATCGCCGATCCCAGTGACCCGGCCCTGGTGGTCACGCACCCGGAGTGGCACGCGGGCGTGATGGGCATCGTGGCCAGCAAGCTGGTGGAGACCTACCACAAGCCCGTGTTTATCGTGGCGCAGGGCAAGGGTTCGGTTCGCAGCACCCCCGGCATCAGCGCCGTGAATGGGCTGACGTACAGCAGGGATCTGCTCAAGCGCTACGGCGGCCATACCGGAGCAGCGGGTTTCTCGCTGGACGAGGCGCAGTTCGGGGCTTTCCGCGAGCGCATCCACGCCTACGTGCAGCAGTTTCCGTCGCCCGTGCCGCGTGTGCGGCTGGACGCGGCGCTGCCCACGCTGGGCGCCACGCTTGAGCTGGTGGACGGGGCCAGCACCTTCGAGCCGTTCGGCGAGGGCCATCTGCCCCCGCTGTGGCACGTGCGGGACGAATTGACCGAGACGCGGCTGGTGGGCAAACGCGGAGACAGCCTGCAATTTCGCGTCGGGGCACTGCGCGGCATTAAATACGGCGAACACGACGCCACGCCAGGAGAACGTGATCTGGCAACCGGTCTGGTGGTCAGCGAGTGGCGCGGTCAGACCCGGCTGGAATACCATGCGCAGGCGCTGCGTCCACCCGCTCAGGTGTCTCTGGACCTCTTCGTTCCTGATGGTCTGGACCTGCCCCGCCTGAATCCCAAGGCCGCCATGCAGCGCCTGACTGCCGGGGCCAGCGCCTACGCCACGCCAGCCGTGGCCGATTACCTGCGCGACAATGTGCCGGGCGTGCGGCTGGTAGAGGCGGGGGACCTCTGGTCTGGGGACGAACTGATCCTGTACGCCCTGCCCACCGAGGACGATCTGCGGCGTTGGTTGACCTCGGGCGGCGCAGTGCCTCCAGGGAAGGTGGCCTTCGCGCTGGGGCCGAAGACCCTATCGGAACTGGAAGGCGCGTTGACCCGCCACCACCTGAGCGCCCCCCCCGCCAACCCGCTGGCCGACGCCACCGCAGACGAGGCCCACATGGCCCGTGCCGCCGATGCCTACCGTCACTGGCAGTGGGCACACCATTACCGCACGCTGGACAATGGGGGTTGGACGGCCTCGGTCCACGCCATGCTGGGGCTGGACCTGCCGCTTGAAGGGCCGAATGTGCAGACGGCAGAGCTAGCGCTGGGAGACTAG
- a CDS encoding lipopolysaccharide assembly protein LapA domain-containing protein, which produces MRLVSFLQVLLLLAILAYLTLFTLENPALVRLPLPFGRGELSLSVGVTVALFALIGAAYAALLLFPPVWQERLRRRHERRERRAVEERLTATLQARLGAMPSALLTNSPVPGSDERQPL; this is translated from the coding sequence ATGCGCCTCGTCTCCTTTCTCCAGGTGCTGCTGCTACTGGCGATCCTGGCTTACCTGACCCTATTCACGCTGGAAAACCCGGCGCTGGTGCGTCTGCCGCTGCCGTTTGGGCGGGGCGAACTGTCGCTGTCAGTGGGTGTGACGGTGGCCTTGTTCGCGCTGATCGGCGCGGCCTATGCGGCGCTGTTGCTGTTTCCCCCGGTCTGGCAGGAGCGTCTGCGCCGCCGCCATGAACGCCGCGAGCGCCGTGCGGTAGAGGAACGGCTGACCGCTACCCTGCAAGCGCGGCTGGGGGCCATGCCATCGGCACTTCTGACCAACAGTCCTGTGCCCGGTTCGGACGAGAGGCAGCCTCTATGA
- a CDS encoding S-layer homology domain-containing protein yields MRKPLILITTLALSLGVAGAQTAAPATSPVPVTITDVPAGHWAKDAVDRIVQCGLIQGFPDGTFRGNENLTRYQAALIFYRLLQTGALSNCGMDQEGMAAVANGMQEVSTEMAAIAGRVTDLEKLNADQQARIDALEAKINEMGNMSAGADTAALTARIDALEAAVQNIPAGPAGATGPAGPVGPAGPAGPAGPAGAAGAAGTTTTVTPAPTPTPAPGTTVVIGEPSTDMSMASAKTLYAGISGGANFVDGSSNCLNKLQKNSPQINLCVTAGAMIGSTSVIGPVGARVAAQYQPGYNAIHADVNATYNLSAGNLHPYVGAGLGLTSSQSRTSTAKTNATDTYINALVGVDFRVTDSIAAFVEGNGRYYLTNKGFGTGLSNVRTDNTGTDFNNGSTAAAKTTKGFGGAVKAGLKFYF; encoded by the coding sequence ATGCGTAAACCCCTTATTTTGATCACCACCCTTGCCCTGAGCCTCGGCGTTGCCGGCGCGCAGACCGCTGCGCCCGCCACCAGCCCCGTCCCCGTGACCATTACCGACGTTCCCGCCGGGCACTGGGCCAAGGACGCCGTGGACCGGATTGTCCAGTGCGGACTGATCCAGGGCTTCCCCGACGGTACCTTCCGTGGCAACGAGAACCTGACGCGCTACCAGGCCGCCCTGATTTTCTACCGTCTTCTCCAGACCGGCGCGCTGAGCAACTGCGGCATGGATCAGGAAGGCATGGCTGCTGTTGCCAACGGCATGCAGGAAGTCAGCACCGAGATGGCCGCCATCGCTGGCCGCGTGACCGACCTGGAAAAGCTGAACGCTGACCAGCAGGCCCGTATCGACGCGCTGGAAGCCAAGATCAACGAGATGGGCAACATGAGCGCCGGTGCCGACACTGCCGCCCTGACGGCCCGTATCGATGCGCTGGAAGCCGCTGTGCAGAACATTCCTGCCGGTCCTGCTGGCGCAACCGGTCCTGCTGGCCCTGTCGGTCCTGCTGGCCCCGCCGGTCCTGCGGGTCCTGCCGGAGCCGCTGGTGCTGCGGGCACGACCACCACGGTCACCCCTGCACCCACCCCCACGCCTGCTCCCGGCACCACTGTCGTGATCGGCGAACCCAGCACCGACATGAGCATGGCCAGCGCCAAGACGCTGTACGCCGGGATCAGCGGCGGCGCGAACTTCGTGGACGGTTCCAGCAACTGCCTCAACAAGTTGCAGAAGAACAGCCCCCAGATCAACCTGTGCGTCACTGCCGGCGCGATGATCGGCTCCACCAGCGTGATCGGCCCGGTCGGCGCGCGTGTGGCCGCCCAGTACCAGCCTGGCTACAACGCCATTCACGCCGACGTGAACGCGACCTACAACCTGAGTGCGGGCAACCTTCACCCCTACGTGGGCGCGGGCCTGGGTCTGACGAGCAGCCAGTCGCGCACCTCCACCGCCAAGACCAACGCGACTGACACCTACATCAACGCGCTGGTGGGTGTGGACTTCCGCGTCACCGACAGTATTGCTGCTTTCGTGGAAGGCAACGGGCGCTACTACCTGACCAACAAGGGCTTTGGCACAGGTCTGAGCAACGTCCGTACGGACAACACCGGCACCGACTTCAACAACGGCAGCACTGCTGCTGCCAAGACCACCAAGGGCTTCGGCGGCGCAGTCAAGGCCGGCCTGAAGTTCTACTTCTAA
- a CDS encoding enoyl-CoA hydratase/isomerase family protein produces MTQPDTQLDEMEFENVQIDRHGPIAVLTVNRPRALNALNAETLGEISAAVDMIVEDAEIGALIITGGGDRAFVAGADIAEFKSLDGVYAGRELSLAGQDVMHQIATLPIPVIAAINGFALGGGLELALACDIRVASTHAKMGLPEVTLGLLPGFGGTQRLARLIGAGRALDMMLTARQVEAAEAFGMGLVNYVADDALSKSREVAEQILKNAPIALSLVKEAVRRGLDTTLEAGLEVEADLFGLLVATKDFGEGVDAFLNKRKADFQGE; encoded by the coding sequence ATGACGCAGCCGGATACGCAGTTGGATGAAATGGAATTCGAGAATGTGCAGATCGACCGCCACGGCCCGATTGCGGTCCTGACGGTCAATCGGCCCCGGGCGCTGAATGCCCTGAACGCCGAGACCCTGGGCGAGATCAGCGCGGCAGTGGATATGATCGTGGAGGACGCAGAGATCGGTGCGCTGATCATCACCGGGGGCGGGGACCGGGCCTTTGTGGCCGGGGCCGATATTGCCGAGTTCAAGTCGCTGGACGGCGTGTACGCGGGCCGCGAGCTTTCGCTGGCCGGGCAGGACGTGATGCACCAGATCGCTACGCTGCCCATTCCGGTGATCGCGGCCATCAACGGCTTTGCGCTGGGCGGCGGGCTGGAACTGGCGCTGGCCTGCGACATCCGTGTGGCTTCCACCCACGCCAAAATGGGTCTGCCCGAAGTGACGCTGGGCCTGCTGCCCGGTTTCGGCGGCACGCAGCGTCTGGCCCGACTGATCGGGGCGGGGCGCGCCCTGGACATGATGCTCACAGCTCGCCAGGTGGAGGCCGCCGAGGCTTTTGGCATGGGCCTGGTCAACTACGTGGCCGACGACGCCCTGAGCAAATCGCGCGAGGTGGCCGAACAGATCCTGAAGAACGCGCCGATTGCCCTATCGCTGGTCAAGGAGGCGGTGCGCCGGGGACTGGACACCACGCTGGAAGCCGGGCTGGAGGTCGAGGCCGATCTGTTCGGGCTGCTGGTGGCCACCAAAGACTTTGGCGAGGGTGTGGACGCCTTCCTGAACAAGCGCAAGGCAGATTTCCAGGGTGAGTGA
- a CDS encoding phosphohydrolase, which translates to MSDHTRPNQKLSRRPDQKFKLSVQAGNVQDVVGVQTEPSLSAGQPGRVVEFTTPRSKIIQEADAAIRDDLEHFPRALAAYTALATDPEALACWDMANYITMRKLGYNDHGRVHSFITGAASLAITELLLEGGVKPDIMDSGVGDADDVYLAVILGTMLHDIGNQIHRASHEQHGVALALPILDRIMGPLYADPFKRAKVRSFILGSINCHDLNPPPLTLEGGITAVADGTDITKGRGRKAFSLGSVDIHSISALAVDEVVIERGRNAPVLISVTMNNSGGIFQVEEILAPKVIRTPMRRYVELRAATRPEGEEQILSRVRLDGDHFVMDLENGQQVAVEVDDSQKRAQEALASALDTGVERR; encoded by the coding sequence GTGAGTGACCACACCCGCCCCAACCAGAAACTGTCGCGCAGGCCAGATCAGAAATTTAAACTGAGCGTGCAGGCAGGCAACGTGCAGGATGTGGTTGGGGTGCAGACCGAGCCTTCGCTCAGCGCTGGGCAGCCGGGCCGCGTCGTCGAGTTCACCACCCCACGCTCCAAGATCATTCAGGAGGCCGACGCCGCCATCCGTGACGATCTGGAGCATTTTCCGCGTGCGCTGGCCGCCTACACCGCCCTGGCCACGGACCCTGAAGCGCTGGCCTGCTGGGACATGGCGAACTACATCACCATGCGTAAGCTGGGCTACAACGATCACGGGCGGGTGCATTCCTTCATCACCGGGGCGGCCAGCCTCGCCATCACCGAATTGCTGCTGGAAGGCGGCGTCAAACCCGACATCATGGATTCGGGGGTGGGCGACGCCGACGACGTGTATCTGGCCGTGATTCTGGGCACCATGCTGCACGACATCGGCAACCAGATTCACCGTGCCAGTCACGAGCAGCACGGCGTGGCGCTGGCGCTGCCGATTCTGGACCGGATCATGGGACCGCTGTACGCCGATCCGTTCAAGCGGGCCAAGGTGCGCTCGTTCATCCTGGGATCCATCAACTGTCACGATCTGAACCCGCCGCCGCTGACGCTGGAAGGCGGCATCACCGCCGTGGCCGACGGCACCGACATCACCAAGGGGCGCGGGCGCAAGGCGTTCAGCCTGGGCAGCGTGGACATCCACTCGATCAGCGCGCTGGCCGTGGATGAAGTGGTGATCGAGCGGGGCCGCAATGCCCCGGTGCTGATCAGCGTGACCATGAACAATTCCGGCGGTATCTTTCAGGTCGAAGAAATCCTGGCCCCCAAAGTCATCCGCACCCCGATGCGCCGGTACGTGGAACTGCGCGCCGCCACCCGCCCGGAAGGCGAGGAACAGATCCTGTCGCGCGTGCGGCTGGACGGAGATCATTTCGTGATGGACCTGGAAAACGGCCAGCAGGTGGCTGTGGAGGTGGACGACAGTCAGAAACGGGCGCAGGAGGCGCTCGCCTCCGCGCTGGATACCGGGGTGGAGCGGCGATAA
- the greA gene encoding transcription elongation factor GreA: MTQERITMTQRGYDKLAETLHHLKTVRREQISEYMGIAIADGDLSESAAYDEARMQQSENETRIVEIENQLERAEIIAGDASKGAGLGAKIKVRDEKGNERQFELVGTYEVDVPNGRVSDASPFGQALAGKREGDKVTVQLPKGTAKFEVLAVTYD, translated from the coding sequence ATGACTCAGGAACGCATCACCATGACCCAGCGCGGCTACGACAAGCTGGCCGAAACCCTGCACCACCTGAAAACCGTGCGCCGCGAGCAGATTTCGGAGTACATGGGCATCGCCATCGCCGACGGAGACCTGAGCGAGAGCGCGGCCTACGACGAGGCCCGCATGCAGCAGAGCGAGAACGAGACCCGCATCGTCGAGATCGAGAACCAACTGGAACGCGCCGAGATCATCGCGGGCGACGCCAGCAAGGGCGCGGGCCTGGGCGCAAAGATCAAGGTGCGCGACGAGAAGGGCAACGAGCGCCAGTTCGAGCTTGTCGGCACCTACGAGGTGGACGTGCCCAATGGCCGCGTCAGCGACGCCAGCCCCTTCGGTCAGGCCCTGGCGGGCAAGCGCGAGGGTGACAAGGTGACGGTGCAACTGCCCAAGGGAACGGCCAAGTTTGAAGTGCTGGCCGTGACCTACGACTGA